In Scomber japonicus isolate fScoJap1 chromosome 11, fScoJap1.pri, whole genome shotgun sequence, the genomic stretch tattcacaatTTGTTtacaagtctgtcttaaacTAAATGTCAGGTGCCCAAATTGAAACAGGATTTGCTTGCTGCAAttattcctcttgttcatactgaccattagaggaTCCCCTCCAAATGcacttttatatataattatatatataagtgATCAGGGTCAAGATTCACGGGCCTTGTTAAAAGTTTAACTGAAGGTAATAAAAGGCTGAAGCCATTTGAGTTAGTCAAATACAGTTGATATCttccacacaaaaaacaacaacaacaacataatgtTGCCTGTTCAATTGCAAAACAGAGAATGTGAAGACTTGAAAAGTTGTGAACTTATCcattaaacatacagtatgcaccTATACATACCTGTAGGAGTCAACATAAACATGTCATCTGAGAAATATCTATAGCAATTGTCACTTTGTGAAAGGACATATAAAAGACAACTGTAGACTTGCTCATGGAAGACAGACGTTTCTCTTAATCAATGTGTGAGTTTGACATAAGTTCTGTTTATATCtgatagaaatgtaaaatattccaAGAGGGGTAAGAATATTGTTCTCCTCAACAATGGTACTAGCTGACTAGATTGCTATCTAGAAGTTCTTTTAAAGGGTCAGAAAAGGGATAAAAAAGTTGTCAGTTATACAGAAAAGTTTTATAAATCACATCATAGAATCACTCCATCACAAACGGACACTACGCAGGGCGCACAAGATCACTTCTGACATCACCCACCCTGCACACTACGCCTTCCAGCTACTGCCCTCTGGGAGGCGTTACAGGACAATCTCTTCCAGAACAACCCGCTTCAAAAATAGTTTCATTCCCATAGCAATAACCATTCTGAACTCCAAACGCTGAGgactgttgttgctgtcgctgaggactgttgttgttgtggattAGTATAACccttatgtatttatgtatttatgtatttatgtgtgatgtaagtatgtgtctgtttgtatgtactatatgtttaatgtaatgttgGAACCTGTACCAAGAGCTGTACTGAAAACAAATTCCACCAGCCTGGCTGTGTGgtcattaaaatcaaatcaaatcaaaatcaaaatagGTTAGCTGAAAATTTGAAtagctttttttattattgagatTTTAGTTTGTtactaatttgtttttttaattacttttgttattttcttttaaattgaaatgttcTTACAGTATTTGTCTTTCTTGGTGCCAAggatgtgttgtttgtgtttatgcttGGTTGTATGGTAACTGAGGTCTCTACCTCAAAATATTTCTAAGTCTAAATAAaggttgaatgaatgaaaggtcATGAACTATACACTAGCTACAATGCAAGGGTCAGTAAACTACTCAGGTAAAATGTGTCCACTTATCTACACATGCTTACTGTGTGCTGCATAAGTGCAGTGTGTTGCTTTGTACAGCAGTTCaagttttattttactattttatgtatttatttattattatcattttgcAGGATGGTACATAGAAAAGGCCTGACAGCATGTGTTTGTTATCCATTCACTGTACATTATCTCAAAGTTCTGCAGgcataacacaaacacacatacacaaacaaaccccCCTGGGGAGGGTTTTCACACCTACTTGCATCTGTGTCACATGATGACATCGCTGCAATCAGGGgtgttaagaaaaaaacacaaacaccaacatGATGCAGCATcttcacattaaaacatgatgCAATGGTTGCTTAAGAAACAAGGTAAACTGTCTGTCATGACCTTAAACATATGTGATGCAACCTCTACACAGCAACACATGATGCAAGAATGATTAAAGCGTCAGTTAGAACTTGACTTAGTGTCATCAAATCATTCAGATCATTTTGATTGACAAAGGCTTTGATAGCACAGTACATGTTGTTTGAAAACCCCAATAGCATTTACTTGTCCACATAAGCCACAGAAAACTTTCTcaggaacattttttttcttacatataGCTGTATCAGCAAATGCAAGCAGTAATAGGTTGAGAGCATCCTTAAGCTGCACAATAAAAGCTGGAAGTCATGGCTTCAGGAGACAAATGGAGAAATCAAGTATCTGCTCTTTTAGCATAAGTGTGAGCCAGTCAGAGGTTCCATACCAGGTAGGCATGGACAGATTCCATCACTGGTCACAAGTTTTTGGTGCCACCGATTAACAGACAAGTTTTCGACACACTGCAATGTCAGCAGCAATTGATGGAGCTGATGCTGTGTCATGCCAAAGCAGAATATGCACCAGGAAAAACGCTGGTCGTTGTTGTTGCATTGTCATAAAACCCATGTAAAGGACAGAGACAACAGCAGAGACAGATGTTGCTTGCCATGTGAATGCTGTCACCCACAGTTTGCCAATGCAACGGCAAAAATTGCACATGATAAATTCATGACGAGTGCCCTCACACTGATAAAAGATGGATGGCCTGAACAGCTGAACAGCATCACACACAGTGCTAGAGAAGTGAAAGACACATTGTCAACATGTGAGGCCTTGATTACAATAGGCTGTTGTGAAGTAATTCCACAGTCATTTAGACAGGATATATTAGACTGCATGCATGATGGACAACAGGGTCTGTCAAACTTTAGATAACAGCCACAGTCCCCCAAAAAATCCAGAAGTATATCAATGTATATGCACTGGAGGCTCAAGGTACATATGGAACCATAGAGACTACTCttccaagaaaaacaacataatagGTTATTATCAGTCAGTCATCCAAAATGACTAGGattgagtgacagatgccatctagtgtCCATAACAATTATAAATAAAttgacatattttgtcattcaGAGATGGTGGGTTGGGTGGCTGGTATAATCCAGCTTTGAACTTTCCAGTAGGCAGGagactgctgtttgtttccCACATCCAACCGCAAGTGTTACAATTCCAACAGGAAGTTGGGACAGTGTTTTGAAAGACAGAACTATGATCATCCCTTAACCTCAACCCCATGATTattgttaccatgacaatgaaGGCTTccaaactttaactttaactctCTCCCCTACTGGACTGTATGGGTACAGTAGATGGAGCCCAATGAACATTTGGCTTTCTGCAACATATCATCAGACTGCCTCACTGAGCCCAACTGGCTATAGTCACCTCCTCCTACTACTTTACAATCAAGCTGCCTGTGCATATGTGCTGGACACTATCCCCATTGAATAGGGCCATTAAACACTCAAAAGCTCAGCTTTTATTatacacaataaaatacttaaTTTGTTCATAATCATGTAAAGGCCCTGCTTGGGGACACAGGTGCTTTCACTTACTCTGTGTAATAAGACGTCTGCTTAGATTGAAGACAGGCAGAGCTGGAATTATGTGAGTTCACCTATCTGTAACCAACCAtcatatcacaaatcacaacaaCATGCAAACCTATACAAATTATGGTGCATGAATTTGGTTAACATCAGGAGAGGGAACTCAAATCATTACTGACCACTATCGTCACTGCTTTTATGTGCAATAAATTGTTGCACTTTGTACAGCATGCTCTGTCCTCACCTGAACcactattttaaaatatttagaaTATAATATAGTTTAACAGTAGAATTCAAGCACTTAATCATATATTAAggaaaatgataaatgatgaatgaGGGGGTCACACTAAAGAAAACTTAATTGCGTTTACTTATTAGTCTTTCCCCCTTATTCCAGGCTCTGTTACTGCTGTTGCATTTATAAActattatattgtgtttatacACATGTATCAATATTAGAGAGCTCTGCTGATTCACCACGTACATGCTTCACCATGCATATTCTTAAGTATGTGAATATAATTGACTGAACTAACTCTGATCATCTGTGCTGGAAATTAAACATCAGAGTTTCACATTTCAGAGTTCATCAACTCAGTTCAGTTTTACTTTCAGAATTTCTTACACCTGCTTTCTGGAATAGTCCCCTATATGGAAATATGGATTTGCCAGGCCTTTAAAATTATATATTGAATTGACAAATAATGATGTGAGTCTATGAAGTGATCATTGAAAagtttaatacatttgcattcTGGTACATGTTCCAACCTATAGTTTATTCATCTCTATAGAACCTTGCAATGTGTACATAAGCAATTTCAACAGTGTGAGGACAAAACATTTCTTGTCAGGTAGGTTAGGTCACTTACACACAATAAATTATCTGGGTCATGACAGATCGGGGCATtttagcaaaaaaataaatacataaatataaatacaatcgTATTTTTAACCAGCTAATATATAATTGTCGAATTATTTAACacaaaatatgtacattttcacattttcactttcattagACAATATGCCGAAGGAGTATGCTGCACtaaaacacaaatgaataaCACACTTCCCTCATTTTAGTCACTCTACTGATATCTCTACAGTATGCTCACATCACAGGAGCCAGGCTGCAGTATCTTTAGAGTAACAGTCAGTTTGATAGATTTCCTAAACCAGGGGTAGAAAAAAGCATAAATCACTGGATTTAGACAAGAGTTACAATAAAGCAGCCAGACCCCAAATATTGAAAATGCCACACTGGTTGACATGTCCTGACCTGCAAGAGAAGGATAAAAATATGGACagaaacatattaaaaacacaactacTACCACACCAAGAGTCCTGGCAGCTTTTCTCTCAGACGTCCTTGCAGTTGCATTCACTGAACCCTGGAGTGTGACAGCTGCAATGTGGGATCTCATGGCTCGAATCTGAGATACAGCCACCACAAATACTCTCATATACAGAACTATTATGATAGCAATTGGGCCAATAAAGGTCAACGTGACATCAACAGCTCCTGTTATGAAGTCAATTACAACCACACACTCTCCATAGCAGGAATTATATCTATCTGGATGTTTCAGGAAACCATTCAGTATCAGTCCGTTatagaaaacagaaaaggcCCAACATAGACAAACACAGATTTTAACTCTTGTCAGAGTCACTTTCGTGGGATAATGCAAGGGGTTACAAATGGCCACGTATCGGTCAACTGATATGAGGACCATGTTTCCTACAGAGGCAGATGTAAGTATAAAAGAGGCATAGTAAAATAGACCACATATGAGGGTCCCCAAAAACCAGCACCCCCCTATAAGGAGGATCTGAATGGGCATCAGCAGAAGGCCAACAAGGAAGTCTGacacagccagagagagaaGTAGGAGGTTGGTTGGAGTGTGGAGctgcctggagagagagagaataacatCACTGAACATATTATGAAATGTAGCAGTTGTAgaagacacaaaataaatacatttacaacagTATGTGTATAAATACTATAAAGAACATATGAccatatacaaaaaaaacattttgaaatagCTAGGATGTATTAATCAGAAGCCATAACAACAGTTTAAATGTAGTACATTGTGTTAAAGAATTAGAGGAGTTATATCATCAGTTGTAGTAGTAAGAGCTATACaaaagacaagacaaataaattattataaatgataagagccttttaaaatattatattttatgaaagATTAATTGCTTGATATtcagaagggaaaaaaagaagaaaaaaaagaaagaaacagttaTGCTTAGGTTTGTCTGTGCCTGAAGTGGGAGATGGAGATGATGACCAGCAGGTTAAGAGCCACAGTGAGCAGTGAAATCAAGGACAGCAAGATATAAAGGAATATGCTCTCAGCACGATGTTGCATCGGCTTCCTGCAGGAGGTGTTGAGGAGTTGTGGAAAGCAGAGTTCAACTCCTTCCTGGATATCCATCATCAGggatagaaggagggaagaagcagCTGagcctttctgtctttctgaaCAATGTTCTCTGTCATAAAGCTGCTTTATTCcacaccccacccaccccccttCTATTCCATAACTCAAATTAACAGTGTGTTCAGTTACATAATGACCTGATAGCATCactgacattataatgaattaaACCATGAACTGAACTTGTGGACGCCTCAGTTTTCCTGGAATTTTAACAGGCAACAACATATGAGATGTCAATTtcaaagtcaaaagtcaaagtcagcttTATTGTCAATTAAATCACATGTACTAGACATGTACTAGACATACAAAGGAATTGATATATTGACAGAAATAACATGGAGTCACTGCCCACCACCTGCAGAGATGAAGTCTCAGTTTGGGAGTGTCGCTATAGACAATTGGCAGTTGTGAGGACCTGGACATGTAGGCATCATAAACTGGTTCTAGGGACATGGGATGTTACCTCCCTAATGGGGAAGGAGTTGTTAATGCATTCTCAGCAGTAAGTAAGGCTTACTCAAGGTCCTTCTGACAAGGTCAGACAACTATTCATGCAAACTAGTTATTTTCAAGCATTTGCCACCTTTAGGGACAGGATGAGGAGCTTGCGTATCTGGAAGGAAAGTTAGCTAAGGTGCGAAAGCCACCTGATTAGATGCTTCCTGGAGGCCTCACTCTGGATACTTTCCAAATATGTCCAGCTAGGACCCAGGACATTCCAGAGGaataatatattacatatagCAGACATATTACAGTACACAGCATTATAAACTCATTTGTCAGCTGTATGACAAGGTGTTGATTGCCATAAGCAATGTAGGTGGTGAGACTGTAGCTTCTCCATAGGATTTATCATAGCTGTATGTGCTCATGTTAATGATTGTTGTGTTATTGCCTCCAAGTGCTATTAACATTACTCTTCTGATATAGCCTAACATGATTATGTGttatataagtataatatacaaGTAAAGTAAACACAGACAGCGTTAATAagtctttttcattttattgagaTCTAAAGAATCAGAGAAAAAGGTTTTTGTCTTGGTGATACTGTTGACACCACTGTTACCAGTAGCACAAGAAAAGAGTAAAGGTGAAAGTTTGAACATCCATTGTGGTCTATCTGTGGAGGTAAACATTGTGCCAACGACCATGGAGGAATAGACTGAAACTTCATAAAGCCTTAGGGTATGTAAGGTGTAAAATAAAGTCCgtttttcagttttgtgtgtgtgtgtgtgtgtgtgtgtgcatatgtgtctgtgtgtgtgttacagtccCTGCAGCCACggcaacagaaacacagagtaCTGACTCAGGACAGCCTAGCAACAGagattgaacacacacacacacacacacacacacacacacacacacacacacacacgcaatcacacacacacgcacacacacacacacacacacacacacacacacacacacacacacattcagacggCAGTCTAGCAGAGGCAGCAGGTATGTGAACTTTGTCTTTTAATGCTTAGTCttactataaaaaataaagcaaacttTCCACATGTTATCTTTTGTGATTTATATGTCCTTGTTCCATTAAATGCAATGTTGTCCTTGCTATAATGGAATAAAGTTACTAGTATACAATGACAATGAACTGTGCTCCACACTGACTTTTTACATTGGCACTGGTGCCAGTAACCAGGGTAACTGGTGCCAGTAAGTCTACAATTTGTTTTCACCCAGTTCCTAATTAAAGATTATTTAATTTTGCACATTACATTCACATAACTTTTTAAACTGAGGAGATGGTGACACAAAGATTTCAAGACCTCTATGTGTGGAATTTGAAAATCAAAGACTTAGAAAGAGCATGCAGATTCCACATGAactaatattcacatttaataatgCCAGGTCAAGACTGTATCTTCAGTATCATACCATGGTTGTTATCTTACTTACTTGGAACCTGGAGAATAACCTAATCAATCCCTATCCTCTTTGGCTCAGTGGtgctgagggaaaaaaatcatgaaggatttgtctctgtctgtgctgAGTCGGGGATGTGGTCGCTTCATCTCATCGCACAGAACAGCAGGGCATCATGATGAACGGCTGGACGTCTGCTTCACTCCACAGGTTCACATACAtttacaaacacactcaaatcTATGATAGCACTCAATTTCTCATAATAGAAATAGTATATTAACACAGACATATACTTAAGTTATATTAGCCAACTCTGTACTGTTGGTTTACTGTCTTTGTTATTGACATCCATCAATGAACCAGTCCATGAATCAGTCATTTCATCTATtatataatcaatataatccATCAACCAATAGGATTACTACATCTGGAAATCCCAGGATTCTGTACTGCGTCTGTCCAACAGCGGCTGCCTGCTCGGGGCAGAAGAACCAACACTTCCAAAGACTTACAGCACTCGTAGGGGACCACTTCTACTGTACTCCcaggtatgtgtttgtgtgtgtgtatgatcagatatatttaataagacaactGCATTACTAACTGAAAATTTTAACCTGATCAAGAGACACACTGAAAGCAAAAGATTATATTTTTAAGCTGATTACCACCTTCTTCTGTCTCAAGGACTTTGTTACTGTGGAAACCAAGTGTGGGTCACAGGTTGAAGTCAGAAAGAAGCGAGTCGTCCAGCATTATACACAGGAAGTGGAACAGCAGCTAAGCACACTTAAGGAGCTGACAGCGGCTATTTTGAGCTATGGCAACAATCAGGTAGGTGGAACAGACTAGGATGAGTTTATTTATACTGAATTCATGCATGTTGTGTAATGTATGTATAATGTTAATCTAGGTTCTGTATTTATTGAAAGAAAGAGTGTGTCTTTACATACTTAAAGGTAGAAtttgtagaatgagcagaacaacgccatctaatgtctcgagatcgtagtcgcaacaaccaaaaagtaattccagcagtcgggttgccaggtccggtgccggattttattttagctctaactctgtaaatataccactttatccacatgtctaacctttttaggcgagaaagtagccctttagatccacaatgtgacgctaatttgtccaaataacatctgcttcaagttttgttcctgcgaattcggagccactcaagttagccgtagcgagtaacgcacttccggtcattttcacaaaataaaacacccgttgccttttattattaagaaaaccataacgatagagttggtgctatATTataacaggaagcgaacataccctcgctgtaactgacttgaaaccaccgaggtacattacattgtaacgccagtgggagtagcagttaaacctggggagcgtacctatgttccccgggtcctatgttccctgatcgcggctaactcggtttgctagctcggcggccaactcggctgctaattcagctgctagctcggctgctaactcggcggctaactcagctaactggctaactgtagacgggatcatccctatgttcccccgtcacatacaaagcggggaacataggacccggggaacatagggatgattccctaattatgtagcaatacagtcatactgcaaatcaaattaaataggagaaactccgctacaagcacatCATTTtgacacacaccaaacacaactcaaacaccaagcatattaatgatcaaatatcaaaatccgaatagcgtcagaaagtcaacccactctccacatttccattgctaccgttttgatgcTTCAtggcacacaaacaaatagcatctcatatgaaagctaagaccctggcgagttcaacagtaccactattattgcgctaaaaactcagtgaaccagcagccaaagaatacaaaggtaaacaaccacttatttacagcgactaacagatattctgtcgaagttttgtgatgaaaagttgtacttgagagcaaaaaacgctggttctagtaagtccaacacggctctgcttgtttacaactccatttcacctagtgccagcctacagtagctgcgccggaaaacaacagacaaccctggcaacccgcaattacggccgctaaatggctggtacagtgtacacagaacgtgtcagaacgtcattgtcgaacccatcaaaacattttaaaaatattaattcagactaaatatttttttttatggaaaagcaatactttcattctgtatcCCTCGTGGgcgtattatttaaaaaaaatatatagcttttaataaatattctacatattcaacctttaataataataataaaataaaaataatttgtcatgtaaaacaatatatatgATATCCCATCTCcccatattttaaatatttacattgaaTTAAATGGCACACACAAAAGTAGCATCTCAGAGCTTTATAGCTTCTTTtagcatgttgttttgtttttttacacattttgtgtTGGTTTTCAGTCACCATTCTCATCAACCACATTTCCACCAGCAGCAGGTAGCCATTTTTAGAGAATAAGTTTTGATAGAGCCACCGATCCATACTTGTCCAGCCTCAAAATAACAGACAGAAAATGTTAGCAGCTGGTGAAGAAAGTTGAACAATAAGCAGCTGATGGCTCAGATAATTTACTCAGGAGTTAGTGGAGAGTGAATGTTGCATTTGTCAGGTGGACACAAACCAAACTGAACAGAACTTTGATGGGATCATTGTTTCCTAAAACCTTTACCAATACCTTAGACATAACAACTTCATGAAGGGACCATAGCCTATGGAAGGGCTGCATGTCTGTCAGCTTCCGTTGGAGTTCTTTTGCCCTCTAGTGGCCAACAGTTGCTaatgcagtctctctctctctttctgtctctctctcgctctctctctctctctctctctctctctctctctctctctctctctctctgtctgtctgtctctctgctccagTTCACCTCTTTCCAACAagctccatccctctttcctcctatTCATCTCCATCCACGTCCAAACCTTCATCGGGCCAGTGCTCCACCCCTTCGCACCACAAAAGAACAGCTTGCCCAGTTTGATCCACAGTGGCTTccaacagagagaaacactgaacaaCTAGAAAATCAACCTGAAGGTAAAAAGGATGGACAAGTGAGATCATACATAATTAGTTAAATTAATCAGACTGATATTCAAGGTCCAAAACAGAAAATTCCTCTTGAAAgttcattaaatatgaaattaaaagtGAAGAGGCAAAATATGTAGTAACCACTGTAGTTGAGACATGGTACTTTCTGGCCAGGCCCTATTTTTACTGTGCTAGTATGACCAAGGCAATTTGAATCAATTTGATGTAAAACAATCCAATATGCAGCGTAAATAGTAAGATATTTATCATTGTGTGATGCAATACAAAACCTCTTGGGGTAGGATGAGAGACAATTTATTCCTATAATCAAGTCTGAGTCATCTGGGTTTTCCTTATAAGTCCTGCTTTGCCTTACTGAAACAAAGCTAAGTACAAGAACACAACAAAgtcaacaaaaatacaacaaaaatgttTCCTGAAATCACCCAATTATGGTTGTATGTAccctaaaataaaatgtctctgCAGATAAAGAGGAGGAGCAAGGCAGCCAGAAGGGAGTCAGGCTAGATCTGTTCGTTCAGATACCCAGCGTCTCTAGGACTCCAACACCACAGAGGAAACCCCAGCTCTGGGTTCACCATGTGGCAATGACCTCTGAAGAACCAGAGGAACCTCAGGTAACTACTGACACAAGTTACCATCTAAAGAATTTTGTTGATGCTTGTTTTAATCTTTGGAAATTCATGAGACTTGTGGATATTTTACACAAATTCCATTTTTGATGTTCAATGTCTTTTCTACCACATGCAGACTTACTTAGGTCTGAATCTGCAACATACTGAAAGTTCACAGCACCAGCACAGTGAGACAAATTACCACTGCATGGGTACAGAAGGAGAACTCCATCATCCAAATATGAATAATGACCGTGACGCAGTAGATGATAGAGGCTGTTCCATTCAGAGAGTCAATGGAATGACCAGTATTAAAGGCAACTATGAAAGATCAATAAGCAGGACCAGACATgggaggacaggtgtgtgtgtggtaacagTAATTTACTAATTACTGATTGATTGAAGAtctgttcttgtgtgtgtatgattgtaTCATCTTTCTTAATAGCATATCAGCTAAAAGCTGtattttcctctgtctctcttctctaaTCCAACTATGTGGAGCAGAGCAGCTGTCACACTCAGAGGTTGGAGCAAGTAGCACGTCAGGTATTGTCCCAGTTGCAACAGCAGCTCCTGAAAAGGAATACAAACAAACCCATATCCTGTGCTGCTC encodes the following:
- the LOC128368056 gene encoding trace amine-associated receptor 13c-like — protein: MDIQEGVELCFPQLLNTSCRKPMQHRAESIFLYILLSLISLLTVALNLLVIISISHFRQLHTPTNLLLLSLAVSDFLVGLLLMPIQILLIGGCWFLGTLICGLFYYASFILTSASVGNMVLISVDRYVAICNPLHYPTKVTLTRVKICVCLCWAFSVFYNGLILNGFLKHPDRYNSCYGECVVVIDFITGAVDVTLTFIGPIAIIIVLYMRVFVVAVSQIRAMRSHIAAVTLQGSVNATARTSERKAARTLGVVVVVFLICFCPYFYPSLAGQDMSTSVAFSIFGVWLLYCNSCLNPVIYAFFYPWFRKSIKLTVTLKILQPGSCDVSIL